A window of the Acidithiobacillus thiooxidans ATCC 19377 genome harbors these coding sequences:
- a CDS encoding HIT family protein yields the protein MTTLFTRIIAGEIPAQKLLEDEHYLAFLDIRPVRPGHTLVIPKKEHDYIFTLDDQTLAGLLPFAKRVVPALEKVTGCKRVGMMVAGLEVPHTHVHLIPMNAIPDLNFAHATDTPAAELAAMGDQIRAALQG from the coding sequence ATGACCACTTTATTTACCCGTATTATCGCCGGCGAAATCCCTGCCCAGAAGCTGCTGGAAGACGAACATTATCTGGCTTTTCTGGATATCCGCCCAGTCCGTCCCGGACATACCCTGGTTATTCCCAAAAAGGAGCATGATTATATTTTCACCCTGGATGATCAGACCCTCGCCGGACTATTACCGTTTGCCAAACGCGTGGTTCCGGCGCTGGAAAAAGTCACCGGATGCAAGCGGGTCGGAATGATGGTTGCCGGACTGGAAGTTCCCCATACCCATGTCCATCTGATTCCCATGAACGCTATTCCGGACCTGAATTTTGCCCATGCTACGGATACGCCGGCAGCGGAGCTGGCTGCCATGGGAGATCAGATTCGGGCGGCCTTACAGGGCTGA
- the hemL gene encoding glutamate-1-semialdehyde 2,1-aminomutase — MTQTSHDLFKAARQCIPGGVNSPVRAFRGVGGDPIFMDHSEGAYFWDVEGKRYIDYVGSWGPMILGHNHPEVRAAVHAQVDKGLGFGAPTAIEVDMAEMVCRLIPGIELLRMTSSGTEAVMSAIRLARGYTGRDKIIKFEGNYHGHSDSLLVKAGSGALTLGQPSSAGIPREVSQDTLVLPYNDLSAVEQMMQQYGFDVATIIVEPVAGNMGCVPPEPGFLEGLRALCDQYETILIFDEVMTGFRVALGGAQSLYGVRPDLTTFGKIIGGGLPVGALGGPREIMEYLAPNGPVYQAGTLSGNPVAMAAGLKTLQLLSEPGFHDKLAVQTRKLCDGLAERAKAASVPLQINQVPAMFGWFFSDEPVRGFDAVMRADSQRYARFFHGLLAQGVYLAPSAYEAGFVSAAHGDAEIKATLDAAELVLAQLKEEA; from the coding sequence ATGACCCAGACTTCTCACGATTTATTCAAGGCAGCCCGGCAGTGTATTCCCGGCGGTGTGAATTCTCCGGTACGGGCTTTTCGTGGTGTGGGCGGAGATCCCATCTTTATGGACCATTCCGAAGGCGCGTATTTTTGGGATGTGGAAGGCAAACGCTATATAGATTACGTAGGTTCGTGGGGGCCGATGATTCTCGGTCATAATCATCCTGAGGTCCGGGCCGCCGTTCATGCCCAGGTGGACAAGGGTTTGGGTTTTGGTGCTCCCACCGCTATTGAAGTGGACATGGCCGAAATGGTTTGCCGTCTGATTCCGGGTATTGAGTTGCTGCGCATGACCTCCAGTGGCACCGAAGCGGTGATGTCGGCTATTCGCCTCGCCCGGGGTTATACCGGCCGGGATAAAATCATCAAGTTTGAGGGGAATTACCACGGCCATAGTGACAGTTTGTTGGTCAAGGCCGGTTCCGGCGCCCTGACCTTGGGGCAGCCCTCCAGTGCCGGGATCCCCCGGGAAGTCAGTCAGGATACCCTGGTTCTGCCTTACAACGATTTGTCTGCTGTAGAGCAAATGATGCAGCAATATGGTTTTGATGTGGCCACCATCATCGTCGAGCCGGTAGCGGGCAACATGGGTTGTGTGCCACCAGAGCCAGGTTTTCTGGAAGGCTTACGAGCGCTTTGTGACCAGTATGAAACGATCCTGATATTTGATGAAGTCATGACCGGTTTCCGGGTGGCGTTGGGAGGTGCCCAGAGCCTTTATGGGGTGCGCCCGGATTTGACGACTTTCGGGAAAATCATCGGCGGCGGATTGCCGGTGGGAGCACTGGGCGGTCCCAGGGAAATCATGGAATATCTGGCCCCTAACGGCCCTGTTTATCAGGCGGGGACCCTGTCGGGGAATCCGGTGGCGATGGCGGCGGGCCTAAAGACTTTGCAGTTGCTGAGCGAGCCGGGATTTCATGACAAACTGGCCGTGCAAACCCGAAAATTGTGTGACGGACTGGCGGAGCGTGCCAAGGCTGCCTCTGTTCCGTTACAGATTAATCAGGTTCCGGCCATGTTTGGCTGGTTTTTCAGCGACGAACCTGTACGCGGGTTTGATGCGGTCATGCGTGCCGACAGCCAGCGCTATGCGCGTTTTTTTCATGGGCTTTTGGCGCAAGGCGTCTATCTGGCACCCAGTGCCTACGAAGCCGGGTTTGTTTCTGCGGCGCATGGTGATGCTGAAATAAAGGCCACCCTGGATGCTGCAGAATTGGTTTTGGCACAATTGAAGGAGGAAGCATGA
- the thiE gene encoding thiamine phosphate synthase encodes MPVKTRKAIAGLYAITDSHWMPEAVFLDKAEAALRGGARILQYRDKGDPWQEHARRRRQAGALRELCTQYGALFVVNDDPDLVRAVQAPALHVGAEDAPLAELRQAFGRDLCIGVSCYASLDKAREAVKAGADYVAFGAFFASPSKPQAPRVDLQVLRKARAELNIPLVAIGGITEDNGGALIAAGADALAVISGVFASEQVEAAARRFAVLFDHPRNIPKE; translated from the coding sequence ATGCCTGTAAAAACACGCAAAGCCATTGCCGGTTTATACGCTATTACCGATTCGCACTGGATGCCGGAAGCGGTTTTCCTGGACAAAGCCGAAGCCGCTTTACGGGGTGGGGCAAGGATCCTGCAGTATCGGGATAAGGGCGACCCTTGGCAGGAACATGCGCGGCGACGGCGGCAGGCGGGTGCCTTGCGTGAACTTTGCACCCAGTATGGTGCGCTGTTTGTGGTGAATGATGACCCCGATCTGGTGAGAGCGGTTCAGGCTCCGGCTTTGCATGTCGGCGCGGAAGATGCGCCTTTGGCCGAGTTACGCCAGGCCTTTGGTCGTGATCTGTGCATTGGCGTATCCTGCTATGCTTCGCTGGATAAAGCCCGGGAAGCCGTGAAGGCAGGGGCGGATTATGTAGCTTTTGGTGCTTTTTTTGCCTCGCCGAGCAAGCCGCAGGCCCCTCGCGTAGATCTGCAGGTTTTGCGAAAGGCCCGAGCGGAACTGAATATTCCACTGGTCGCCATTGGCGGCATTACCGAGGATAATGGCGGAGCGCTGATTGCTGCAGGTGCGGATGCCCTGGCAGTGATTTCCGGGGTGTTTGCCTCGGAACAGGTAGAAGCGGCCGCCCGGCGCTTTGCGGTATTATTTGATCATCCCAGGAATATTCCCAAGGAGTAA
- a CDS encoding ComEA family DNA-binding protein has protein sequence MPSLWRYVLVLLLTTLLGVNMAWGKGKNCPPQVNINQAGIEQLRCLKGVGVKRAAAIIAFREAHGPFPGPAALGAVLSPKIVARLRPQIVTQGPD, from the coding sequence ATGCCGTCGTTGTGGCGCTATGTTTTGGTGCTGCTCCTGACAACCTTGCTGGGTGTCAACATGGCCTGGGGTAAAGGTAAAAACTGTCCACCCCAAGTGAATATCAACCAGGCCGGTATCGAACAGTTGCGTTGTTTGAAAGGTGTAGGAGTAAAGCGTGCTGCGGCCATTATCGCTTTTCGCGAAGCACATGGTCCCTTTCCGGGACCGGCCGCCCTGGGTGCCGTATTAAGCCCGAAAATTGTTGCCCGCCTACGGCCACAGATTGTCACGCAAGGTCCAGATTGA